The DNA region CATATCTATTCCGTAATGATATGCAAGATTCATATACATTGCGGGCAGTCTTTCAAGATGGTCGGTATAATATTTGTATAGATATGCTATCATATCCTGCGCCTTGCGTTCTTCTGATTTGCAGACAGGATTTGTATACACGCTGTCGAACATGAACTTGTGCAGCGCTTTATATGCAGTTTCCACCTCGGGTGTCATTTTCAGCGAATCCTCGTCACCCGCTTCGCCGTTAAGTCCACATTCTATCAGCGAACTTACGAGTGTTGTGATACGCGAGGATTTTGAATGACCGAGAACCGAAGTTATCTTTGAGGGGATATCATCCTCTCTTAGTATCCCCGCCCTGATGGAATCGTCGATATCGTGGTTTATATAGGCTATAACATCGGCAAAGCGAACGACGTAGCCTTCATAGGTCTTTGCGACGGCGTTGGTATGTTTAAGTATTCCGTCCCTGACCTCATGGGTAAGGTTAAGTCCCCTGCCCTCCTTTTCCAGCTTATCCACCACGCGCAGGCTTTGCTCGTAATGATGAAATCCGTAGGGGCTGAGTTCGTTCAGCATACGCTCACCCGCATGACCGAAAGGTGTATGCCCAAGGTCGTGACCCAGCGCGATGGCTTCGGTCAGATCCTCGTTCAGCCTGAGTGCGCGGGCTATGGTGCCTGCTATCTGGCTGACTTCAAGTGTATGTGTAAGGCGGGTACGGTAATGATCTCCCGCAGGAGACAAGAACACCTGTGTTTTGTGTTTCAGCCTTCTGAAAGAATTGCAGTGGAGTATCCTGTCCCTGTCGCGCCTGTATTCCGAACGCAGGGGGCATTTTTCCTCTTTCCTTTCTCTTCCAGCGGAATTATCCGAGAAAGCGGCTTTTTCACAAAGGATACTATGTTCAAACTGTTCCCACTGTTCTCTGGGCAGCATATCATCACCTCCGCCTGTTTTCGCCGTTTACTAGAATATACTTCATTTACTCAAAAAATACCTTTATTTTTTTGAAGCATTCAAATCGATTTGTAGGATATCACAAATTTAAAATGCAAATCTCAAACAAAATATACAAATCAACGGTTATTTACGGAGAAATCCGCCCACAGTCCCTCTTGTATCTCATATTTCAGCTGACCGTTTGAAATGTCTGTCAGCTTTTTCAGAAATGCGTCGCAAAGCTCGGTCTTTACAAGGAGCTCCATATCGACGGTATCGGCGAAGTCTTCACGCTGAGTGATAACTTCATGATCGGGCAGGATATACTTTATCTTGCCGTAGAGGTTGTAGTCGCAGGAGAATGAGATCATCGAGCATTCGTACATATTCAGGATATCAGCTTCGGAAATCGCAAGCGAACAAGCCTGAGAATACGCCCTTACCAAGCCGTTGGCGCCCAGCAGTATTCCTCCGAAATACCTTGTTACAACAACGCACACATCGGTCAGACCCGCCTTGTTTATCACATCAAGCACGGGCACCCCGCCTGTTCCCTGGGGTTCGCCGTCATCGGAATAACGTGAAACATTGCCCTCGCGCACAACATAGGCATAAACATTATGCCTTGCCTTGCGGTTCTCAGCCTTTATCTTCTCGATAAAAGCGATAGCCTGTTCGGCTGTTTTAACGGGAGCTATCTGCCCTATAAAATCGCTTTTTTTCTCGGTATAAGTGCCTTGGGCACAACCGTAGACCGTTTTGTAGTTCATACACTGTCCTCTTTCGATATAGTTTTCCCACTTGTATCTGCGGAGACTCCTTCTATATACAAAAAAGAGCGGAAAATTTCCGCTCTTTAGCTTCTTGATAATTAGCCGAGATTGAATCTCTTCTTGAATCTGTCAACACGTCCGCCGCTGTCAACCAGCTTCTGCTTACCAGTGAAGAAAGGGTGGCACTTGGAGCAGATCTCGACCTTGATGTTCTCCTTGGTGGATCTGGTCTTTATAACGTTGCCGCAAGCACAAGTAATTGTAGTCTCGACATAGTTAGGGTGAATACCTTCTCTCATCAGAACTTACCTCCTTCCAAACTAAAAATTATGGCTCATAGAAGCCCATCATCCTTAGTTCAGACAGTAGTTCTATGTAGCATTCATTATTACGTCCTATTCAGACTAAAATATTATAACACCATCCGACAGGTTTGTCAATGTCTTTAACATTTTTTTTACAATTGACCATCCTCCACGGTATCCTTATCAGCATAGCGCTTTCTGGCTTCCTCTATTTTGTCATAGGCTGACTTGAAAGCATCAATGACATCTTCATCGAACTGGGTACCCGAATTCTTGACTATCTCGTTATATGCGTCCTTGGGG from Ruminococcus albus AD2013 includes:
- the rpmE gene encoding 50S ribosomal protein L31; its protein translation is MREGIHPNYVETTITCACGNVIKTRSTKENIKVEICSKCHPFFTGKQKLVDSGGRVDRFKKRFNLG
- a CDS encoding YigZ family protein: MNYKTVYGCAQGTYTEKKSDFIGQIAPVKTAEQAIAFIEKIKAENRKARHNVYAYVVREGNVSRYSDDGEPQGTGGVPVLDVINKAGLTDVCVVVTRYFGGILLGANGLVRAYSQACSLAISEADILNMYECSMISFSCDYNLYGKIKYILPDHEVITQREDFADTVDMELLVKTELCDAFLKKLTDISNGQLKYEIQEGLWADFSVNNR
- a CDS encoding deoxyguanosinetriphosphate triphosphohydrolase, whose amino-acid sequence is MLPREQWEQFEHSILCEKAAFSDNSAGRERKEEKCPLRSEYRRDRDRILHCNSFRRLKHKTQVFLSPAGDHYRTRLTHTLEVSQIAGTIARALRLNEDLTEAIALGHDLGHTPFGHAGERMLNELSPYGFHHYEQSLRVVDKLEKEGRGLNLTHEVRDGILKHTNAVAKTYEGYVVRFADVIAYINHDIDDSIRAGILREDDIPSKITSVLGHSKSSRITTLVSSLIECGLNGEAGDEDSLKMTPEVETAYKALHKFMFDSVYTNPVCKSEERKAQDMIAYLYKYYTDHLERLPAMYMNLAYHYGIDMAVCDYISGMTDVFAVETFKELFIPAAWMIK